The genomic stretch CCCCAGTCGGCATCGATGCCGTGGCTGCTGATACTGGCGCGAATACGGCTCGCGACACCCAAAAAAAAGTACTCCAAGACCCTCTACTCATGATACAGAAGCAAAAAATGGAGATGCAGATGAAGGCAATGAAGAACGCACATAAGGAAGCCCAGTATGCTGAGAAGCGCgaaaaagagaagaaggagcGAGAGAGGAAGCACCGGCACAGGGACCGGAGCAGAGATCCGGAACACAAGCATCGCAGCCGGCGAGATAGAGAACGGTCGCGGTCGCGGTCACCGCGCAGGAGCGAAGAGCGTGCGCACCATCGTCGCGATCGTGAAAGCCACCGAAGACGATCAAGGTCGCGGTCGCGGTCACCATACCGTAATCACAACAGCCGACGACATCGATCACGAACGCCGCGCGGAAGGGACGACCGTGATAGAACCGACCGTCGTGATGTCTTCCAGCGCGACAACTACAAGCGACGCGATCGCACACCTCCTCGGACACAGCCTGATGACACAAAAGCTAGTCAGAGCGCTGCGGACCGCCTCGCCAGCATGCAAGCAGAGGCGACGTCGCTAGAAGAACAGCGAGCCGAGCGTGTCCGGCAACAGGAAATTAAAGATgcagaggaagaagagagagtCAAAAAGGGTATGGAAGGTGGGCGTCGCTTCATCTCGAATGTGCGAGCCCAGGCGGCGAACACGAACCTGGGTGACGCGATTGCTCGCGGACGACCCAACCTGAAGGCAGAACTTGACGCTTGAGTCATGCTTTTCTGGAATGCCACATAGTGCTTATATTTTCACAGAACAAATAGATACCCCATTATTGCTTCTAGTACGCTGCCCAGTTACGCTCGGATAGCTACTTATAGCCATCGCTTCTGACCTTCATTGCGCATT from Pyrenophora tritici-repentis strain M4 chromosome 1, whole genome shotgun sequence encodes the following:
- a CDS encoding pre-splicing factor cwc25; translated protein: MYAGPSGDGGVTEEREAYLLGKRRIDNLLKSQDTQSLQKGAPVGIDAVAADTGANTARDTQKKVLQDPLLMIQKQKMEMQMKAMKNAHKEAQYAEKREKEKKERERKHRHRDRSRDPEHKHRSRRDRERSRSRSPRRSEERAHHRRDRESHRRRSRSRSRSPYRNHNSRRHRSRTPRGRDDRDRTDRRDVFQRDNYKRRDRTPPRTQPDDTKASQSAADRLASMQAEATSLEEQRAERVRQQEIKDAEEEERVKKGMEGGRRFISNVRAQAANTNLGDAIARGRPNLKAELDA